ACTCTTTTTAGATAACATCTTTTCATAACTTTTGTTAAAtgattgatattttgtttataacaatactcAAACCTCCCTAACCTCAGCCAGCACCCTGAAGTAGGGTTGAACTACACTGCAGAAGCTCAAGATATTTCAGATATTGATCAGCATGATCTCATTCTGCTCGAGAAAGAGAGACAAATAATAACACACTGCCAGGCACTATATGCAACACAAACTGTGCTAATTTGAGTTAACAGTCTTTATAATACTGTATAAACTTTACACTGAaaattttataaatatgatgaaagacATGACATAATTAACATTAGTAAACTAAAAAGTTTTATATTCACACTATAGTAGCAAAGTGACTCACAACAAATGAGAGGTGATAAGTTCATTCTTAACAATGGTAATTCTCAGACAATCTTCTATTTGATATTCTGTAACTACAGTATgtatctacatctctctctcttgaatttATTTGTAAGACCCATATTGGAAATATGCTTAATTATCATACATTTCCAACTACCATGTACAAACTGATGAGAATTATAAAGTATTCTTAATTACTTGTTTATAAAGCTAACTGAAAATTCTAGTTTTTGTGTACAATCAGTTATTAGCATAATTCCCAATTAAAATActtcaaatatttttttccatGCCACTAGTTACAGTTTACTTTAAATTTTGCAAGCTAGAACTGCACAATTTCTCTGCAGTTACAGTATTTGCAGTAATGTGTGGAATTCTGTACTTTTATTTAACTATTATTGTGTATCATTAGCCATTCACATACAAGATTTTTTGAATTGTTGAAATGTTAAAAACCTTGTAAATACTGTAGATGGCTAAGGACACACAGGAGAATTAAATAAAAGTATACAGTCCCAGCATTATTACAGATAgttggcatccatcagtctcaggagactatggagttgtgctctggttattggtctggagtggcccctccagggcacaaagccagggtaggtcaaTAAGGAGGAGAAGCTATTACCCACgcgtcaggtcccccctctccactgtgccgaaagtctccaatggaaaggcaaacaccaATACAACTGGTTCCAGAGCTGTCACAGGAACTGTCAGaatgaggttgaaggcaacaatgAACTGCCCTATGGGCTTCAGCTCTGGTGTGCACATTATCACACATCATTAACATACTTGATGTTTTGAACTTAATTACAGATAATGTTCAATTCGGGCTTACAAACTTCATAGTAAACTAGCCAGCGaagtaaacaaaaataataaattcatatgtACAGTATTTTGTTTGTGGTCACCCTAAAGACTGAATAATTTATTATACAAGTGCTAAAATATTAAATACTGTATTAAATAATTTAGAGATCTATTCACTGCACTATTTACTACATCTGCAATTTTGACAGGCATTGTGGGACATTCTCAATCACTGTTATGAGAGAGTGAAAACGTTAAGTGTTGGTTAACATTTGAGAGCATGGAGAAGGAACCCCCACAAAACACAAACGTTCCCACAACAGATATGAACATTTATCTTGCATTTTACCTTTGAAAATGAGATCAAGAATACAGACTTCAAAATAAACTACAGAATAAACAAGAACACTATTTAATAGGATTATTCATATACAAAACTATATTTGAAACATCCTATTATTTTCTATATAAAATTTGTATCacaacatacactgcacataattACTACAGTATTTTGTAACTACCTGTACTGTAAATAAATTCTCTCCTAGCTTAATGTACTAATCTGTGCTATATCTTTTAtccaaatattaaaataattaagAGAATCACAGGTACCCAGAAAAAGTAATAAACATGAGCTTGAAATATACAAAAACAGTTTCaaataatgacaaacaaaaagCATGATGTATGTTCCCTATGACAGCTTAGTAGCAATCTTGGAAGCAGACAGTTTACTGGAACGTGCAGCTTCTTTCTCAGCCTTACGTCTCTGCTGTTCCTGTCGCCGCCGGTCTCTTTCAAGCTGCCTTTTTTCACGCAATACAGCATCCAAGTCTgcctcctcctctgcctcatccTCCCACCCACCGTCATCTTCCATCCATTCCTCAAGCTCTGACGACTtatcaaaacaaaataaaaacaccTAAATATTTTTCTATCAAAAAACAGTCTATTAAAATAATATTTACATTCACAGTTATGAAAGCATAACTTTTGAGGTTTATAAGAACTTGCTTGCAATTTTGCAATTCCTGAAAATGTTAAAAGTAAGCCCCCACCAAAAAAAATCCAGAAAATGGACAGACATGAAACACTAATCAATATACCAGTGATGATAACATGCATCTCATGCAGAATTATACAAAATATGAAGATTTCACATATATTGGGAGATGCTGAGAGCACTCCGACGCGAATGGTCCACCTTCGGGAGCccgtacgtctggcagagccaactgaaggagtcgctGTTGACTGTCCATTTTGTGGACAGGGGAAGGAACTGAGACAGGCCAGctgccaggatgttggacactccCTGGATATGAACCACATTGAGAGCCAAACCCTGATAATCCAGTCACTCgaagcaaccagccccaaagagccaaggcccaAAGAGAACCCCCACAGTTCAGactggagagcagtccgaatggagatgGATCAATGATCCCCAAGTGACCCAATCCCTTCAAAGCGACAGCCAAACCACTGCGAACTCCTGtaccgtgctgtgagcctgacGGAAGGATGGAGCCCACcacccctggctggcctggtgagcactggccacaaaaccccagccgagagacgaggcatccgtgaacacatcgagcgagggttcAGGTACGTGACAAGGCACTGAACTCCAAAAAACTTGAATAGGAAGCCGGCGatacagcaaccgacgcaagggccccccccccccccccggaggccAAACCTAACAATCACGAAAGAGACAGAAGGGACATCCCCAAAAGAATCAGAACAGATGCCGAAGCCAGACCCGACTCGTCAGTTAAACCAGCATGGCGAAGGTCAGACTCCCATACAGTTGCTCTAGCAACTACCGAGTGACCCGGGAACCCCCCAAAAAACAGCTGAGGGCGGGACCGCAACCGCAGCAATGCTGCCGAAGGGAGAGACATGGAAGGAagcagtccgagagtcccacacgaggctTAGCCATGTCCGAACCTGGGACAGAACCAGATTCCAAAAAAGAATTTTTCATTATACAATTATTAACAATTTCATCCTCCTGGGACGTAGCTGATGTCCACAAATAACTCTGAGGATGTCCGGCGGGGATGCATGTGGTGTCCACATGTGCCACATACGCATGTGTGAATACACTCTCTGTGAATGTATTCACAGTGCTAGAATATCCATATTTGAATCAAACATGTAAAACCCAGAAAATAATTCTTTAAATCTTCAAATGACGATGACTGCATTCCCCTAGTAACATTCAAAACGATTACTGCATTCGTAACCATGAAATGGTAGCTGGATTTTTTCATGGGTTaaggtaaactccattacatccacacagacctattatatccatatttgcatcatacatgtaaaacccagacaataagtATTTAAATCATAAGATGATTTCATTGGCCTAAGGATCATCAATAGACGATAATTGCCGCCTAAGGGTTAAATAACTTAAAATATTCTGGTTAGTTTATTCCCACATTATCATTTTAATGTTATATTTTATGAGAAAACAGAGGCAATGGTCCATACCTGAAGAAGTGGGTCAGCTAATGAGAAGGGTAATCTGTTTGACACTTGCTGCTCCTCCTCGGGCCTCTCAAGAATTACCACCTGTGGCTTTTTTTCTATGCTTGGGGCTAAATCCTGAAAAATTAACAGTGttctttataaataaataaatgtctatGCCAACAaacatatacatacatgcatacatacaaacattacatacatacatacatacatgtatgttgacagttgagaggcaggaacaaagagccaaagctcaacccctgcaagcacaactaggcgagttcatacatacatgcatatatatatatataaaacagcaCAGCACAAAACAGCAAATTAATACTGATAGAGTTCCAGCATATGTCAGACAGCAAAAACAAATCATTTTTATAGACTGGGTTTCTTAAATAAAGAATGTGAGGAAATTTCAATTCTCACATTCCACCATCAATTAAGCTGTCTGGCATTTATCTGCGTTCGTAAGTTGTGAATAGGAAACAAATATTTTGTAATATAGTTTGAATGCACATTATTACAGTAGTGTGCAGAATTTAGAGGTGAACAAACGGTAAATTATGTTAAATATCATGCAAAAGCCATAATATAATTATCAAGATAAACTCTGTTATAGTGCTCTAATGTGATGAAATATATAAATGGGAAGTTACATAACCAAATGTTCCAAAGACCACACACTGTCCAGTATGGAACAGCCTGATCCCAACCATGTCTGGTTTTTTAAGGTTTGACTGAACAGGTAACTGAAAATTTTTTAAGTACCTACCTATAATTGAATTACAAACTCACCTCAAAATAGTTTGGTTCAGGTTCAGGTTCAGACTCGGACTCTTGCAACTTTCTCTGCTGATTGAGTCGGTACTGGTTAATTTGCTGTTGCATCATAGACTGCTGTGGTGATAATGAAgctcttccaccaccatcactcaccacagATGATGGGACATCCCACGAGTCCCAACAACCAAGACCATCATCATTCTGCAGTGGAATTAAGCCCTATTTGTAAAATTGGAGTATGTCATCTCATTAAAATAAAATTTCTGAGCTGTACCACATGGTTGCTCTTTTATGCAATGTCCAGCTCCTTTCACTGAAAGGAATAAGTAGTCAGGATAGGTCACCATTCTGAATCAACGCAGATGGGATCCTTACGCATTTCTTGCTTGGCATACTGTGAGAATGGTTAAACTGGGGTAAAAGAAAAAAGCATTGaaagtaatgaaacgccattttctgggcgagacctggagactccccggagctataccaggctaaTGTGTATATATTTGACTGtagcaacagtcaatcgatggagttgTAGCCTACcgagaaccacgagccagaacctggtcccctcagagaggcacgaggagcaatggtctgTAGACAACCCCATATAAGtggaagcagtctatgtctgccatctaccaggtcaggcacccagaaaagtaggaatcccaaaacaaactacagctatTTAAAAACTGCAAACCAAAAGCTGAacgagcaagcagaactccccaatcagaaaacaagcaaacaagcatgacgtccccACAGCCGCCgagccgctgtctgtgcagctaagGGGAGAAGCTCACATTTGGATCACCCTGCCAACTAGGATTCTGATGCTTGACAGGTTTCCTTGATCTTGCGTTTCTGTGGTGGAACTGGACTCAACTTTCTTTGAGTTCAGTTCTACTTCCATTGACTGTGGTATCAGGTTTCTTCTTCCTCCCAGTTGGTAGGCAATCCTTTATTATCTGTGGGAAGGGAAAGTGATGGTTGTACTGCCAGACTCAATTCTCAGGTGGAAATAGGTGGGGAAGAATCTGAATTCCATCAAAAGAGCTCAATATGCTCTTAATTTTTCTTAGTCACTCAATTTATTGCAGCTGACTTTACATTTCTCTCCAGCCTAGCCGATATGGTCATATTCCTTTCCTGCCAGGAGCTCTTCTCTCAAATTCAGGCTAAGTGGGCTCAACTGAAAAAGATAAGCACTTGCCTACCTTTCAGTCAGCTTAACAAGCTTGTGTAAATCCTTATTAATTTTAATGTTGACATCTTGCTTGCAAATGCACATGTTGGACTATTAACAGGAGATGCTTGGATCCTCTTGCTTTtgctctccttcccttttcctgccATTCTTTTTCCTGATACAGAAGTGCAATGGGTGATAAAAGGGCAAGTCTGTCTTTTTCACAAACTGCACCTGGTATTTTGACTGAATCCTACTCCTACTTCCTCCATGGGAGGAAACTTGGAATGTTGTTGTTCAGAATCCTGAGCATGGTAGTGGCTCTGCTGTGCTTGTTGCCAGAATGTTATCCAGTGCCTGTGATACCCATGTTGTAGAGGCTGGCAGACTCCAAACATTTTTGAGAAGTTGCAGTGGGTTCTGCCTTCTTGTCCACCCTTTGACAGGGACTACAAATTCTTGAACTTCTCAAGTGGTGTCGCGGGATCTCTCCAGGGGTGTGGTCTCTTTCTTTTCACATGATCGTACTGGGCAATCACTTGCTATGCACCCACAAACACAGCTAGGAGGGGGGCTGATTAGGATGATTTTATGGGTACAATTCCTTTTCTTGTCTCTCACCAAATGGGATTCTTTCAAGAAAAGAATGATCTTTGGACTTCTTTGAGTTTATGACTAAATCCCTTTTGCCAGCCTTCTAGACGACCACTGCATCTGTGGTTATACTTAGAGATATCACTCACTGAGAGATAACAATATCACTTCATAAAAAGACACTCAGGCAGAGCCACTCCTGGGCTTTGGTTTGGTTATCTCTTCTTTTTCCCTACCTGAAACTTGTTAAAGCATTTTTAACACTTTCGTTGCCCCGGCAGGTGATGCGCCATGCACCTGAAGGTAGCTCGAGCGGTGTGCACTAACTCTCCACCACCCACAAATGTGTATACAGTACTCTTTTTATCTTTTTGACCTCAACTTTTGTGCTACATCATTCAATTTGTTATCAAATTGTTCCCAATAGAATGCTATAAAGGGATATTTGCATATAAGAACTTATGTCTCACTTTTCTATACTTTCAATGAAAACTCAATAACTTTTCCCTCATACGTCTTTCTTTCAATGCTTTCATCATGGATTGGCTCTGTTCTTGATCAGTATCCATCTGCAAGTCAATTTGCAGTATTTATAAAGCTGGAGCTGCTTTTGATTTGTATTTTCGTTCTTCCCAGGTGCTAATTAACCGTATCAAAATAAAAAATACTGTTTTTGGAACAATTTATTTTTGGTACACCACGGGAATGTCATTATAAGAGGTGTGCAGAGTGGGGGATAACTAATGGTATTCCAGTAGGTGAGCATCCTCTTCTCTTTCACTGCTTCTGGATTTATCCTTTCTCATTGTAATAAGTTTTTGTGCTTTTTAGATTAAGTCCTTGTTCTTAGTGCACTTTTGATTTGCTTAGCATTAGTCCATATTTTTTGTCTTGTAGTTGCACTGTGACAATTGCACTTTAAAAATCCTTTCAAGTgtcactgtacagtactgtatataaatacaGCTTCTGCGTACCAGAGAGAGAAAAAATAATTTCAAATTAAAATATACTGTACTTCCATATTAGACTAAACTCGTACAGTATTAGTAGTTTCATCTCATCAATATCTAATATAAATCTCCTTATCACAAGACAAGTTAGTATATGCAATAACTTACCTGTGTGGGTGGGACAGCATGTGTACTGTCCTCGACCGAGATTGCAATGGGAAGATGAGTCTCTGAATGTCGTCTTCTACGAAAGCAACAAAAGCACCGCCTGACCAGGCCCAAAAGCAGAAGTAGCAATGACTTCACTTTTCTCACAGCGACCATAACAATCATCCTGCAAAAGTGTTGTAATACAACATTAACATTGTGGTGGTCTGGCATTTCCACCTGTTCTGAGTGCAAACATTCTGAGCTCCTTGCACTACTCATGGGCCACTCAGCGATGGCAAATTTTTTACTAC
The sequence above is a segment of the Procambarus clarkii isolate CNS0578487 chromosome 44, FALCON_Pclarkii_2.0, whole genome shotgun sequence genome. Coding sequences within it:
- the LOC123745288 gene encoding receptor-binding cancer antigen expressed on SiSo cells, which encodes MIVMVAVRKVKSLLLLLLGLVRRCFCCFRRRRHSETHLPIAISVEDSTHAVPPTQNDDGLGCWDSWDVPSSVVSDGGGRASLSPQQSMMQQQINQYRLNQQRKLQESESEPEPEPNYFEDLAPSIEKKPQVVILERPEEEQQVSNRLPFSLADPLLQSSELEEWMEDDGGWEDEAEEEADLDAVLREKRQLERDRRRQEQQRRKAEKEAARSSKLSASKIATKLS